A window of the Hevea brasiliensis isolate MT/VB/25A 57/8 chromosome 6, ASM3005281v1, whole genome shotgun sequence genome harbors these coding sequences:
- the LOC110654767 gene encoding protein HOTHEAD → MASAGAVKLFLLCLVLWVYTLSSCQGKQNFYPFGYPFIKKASTFSTKSSSFSSIGGENAYDYIVVGGGTAGCPLAATLSQNFSVLLLERGGVPFANPNISYLSNFHMTLADTSPTSASQYFISTDGVLNSRGRVLGGGTSINAGFYTRASTRFIKKVGWDEKLVNESYPWVEKQIVHSPKVAPWQVALRDSLLDIGVSPFNGFTYDHVYGTKIGGTIFDQFGRRHTAAELLLSGNPQMLTVLVHATVQKVLFDTSGKSPKAMGVIFKDENGNQHQAFLVNNPRSEVILSCGAIGTPQMLLLSGIGPRAELKRMRIPLVLDNEFVGKGMADNPLNTIFVPSKRPVQQSLIRTVGITKFGVYIEASSGFGQSNDSIHFHHGMMSAEIGQVSTIPPKQRTPEAIQAYIKRKKDLPHEAFKGGFILEKLARPISTGHLSLINTNVDDNPSVTFNYFKHPKDLHRCVHGIRMATKVVQSEYFTNFTQCDNQTVEKILNMSVAANVNLVPKHPNDTNSLKQFCKDTVITIWHYHGGCHVGKVVTPGYRVIGIQRLRIVDGSTFDESPGTNPQGTVLMMGRYMGLKILRKRLGKAAGV, encoded by the exons ATGGCTTCTGCTGGGGCAGTGAAGCTCTTTCTTCTTTGCTTGGTTTTATGGGTTTACACTCTCTCTTCTTGTCAAG GGAAGCAGAATTTCTATCCATTTGGGTACCCGTTTATCAAGAAAGCAAGCACTTTCTCCACCAAATCATCATCATTCTCATCAATTGGTGGAGAGAATGCTTATGACTATATAGTAGTTGGGGGGGGAACAGCTGGGTGTCCCTTAGCTGCCACATTGTCCCAAAATTTCAGTGTGTTATTGCTTGAAAGAGGTGGTGTTCCTTTCGCCAATCCAAATATCTCATACTTAAGCAACTTCCATATGACTCTGGCTGATACTTCTCCAACTTCTGCTTCCCAATACTTCATTTCCACTGATGGAGTCCTCAATTCTAGGGGTAGGGTTTTGGGTGGTGGTACTAGCATCAATGCTGGGTTCTACACAAGGGCAAGTACaag GTTTATAAAGAAAGTAGGATGGGATGAAAAATTGGTGAATGAGTCATATCCCTGGGTTGAGAAGCAAATTGTTCACAGTCCTAAGGTTGCCCCATGGCAGGTCGCTCTGAGGGACAGTTTATTGGATATTGGGGTGTCACCTTTTAATGGATTCACTTATGATCACGTCTATGGAACCAAGATTGGTGGCACAATCTTTGACCAGTTCGGCCGCCGGCACACCGCAGCGGAACTGCTTCTATCCGGGAACCCACAGATGCTTACTGTCTTGGTACATGCCACAGTCCAAAAGGTTCTATTTGATACATCAG GGAAGAGTCCAAAGGCAATGGGAGTCATATTCAAAGATGAAAATGGTAACCAACACCAAGCATTTCTTGTAAATAATCCTAGGAGTGAAGTAATATTGTCCTGTGGAGCCATTGGCACACCTCAGATGCTGCTGCTAAGTGGCATTGGCCCAAGAGCTGAACTTAAAAGGATGAGAATTCCACTAGTTCTTGACAATGAATTTGTTGGGAAAGGCATGGCTGATAATCCTTTGAACACTATTTTTGTTCCATCTAAAAGACCAGTTCAGCAGTCATTAATACGAACTGTTGGGATTACAAAGTTTGGTGTTTATATTGAAGCTAGCAGTGGATTTGGGCAGTCCAATGATAGCATTCATTTTCATCATGGAATGATGTCTGCAGAG ATAGGGCAGGTATCTACCATTCCTCCAAAGCAAAGAACACCGGAGGCCATTCAAGCCTACATTAAAAGAAAGAAGGACCTGCCTCATGAAGCATTCAAGGGAGGCTTCATTCTTGAAAAGCTTGCCAGGCCCATTTCAACTGGGCATCTCAGCTTGATCAACACAAATGTTGATGATAACCCTTCTGTCACCTTCAACTATTTCAAACATCCAAAAGATTTGCACCGCTGCGTTCATGGGATCAGGATGGCTACAAAGGTTGTTCAATCAGAATACTTCACAAACTTCACACAATGTGACAACCAGACTGTGGAGAAGATTCTTAACATGAGTGTTGCTGCTAATGTGAACCTTGTACCCAAGCATCCCAATGACACTAATTCCCTAAAGCAGTTCTGCAAAGATACTGTGATCACAATCTGGCACTATCATGGTGGGTGTCACGTAGGCAAGGTAGTGACACCTGGCTACAGAGTTATTGGTATTCAAAGGCTTCGAATTGTCGATGGCTCCACATTTGATGAATCCCCTGGCACTAACCCTCAAGGCACTGTCTTGATGATGGGCAG GTACATGGGACTGAAGATTTTAAGAAAGAGACTAGGTAAGGCAGCTGGTGTTTAA